AAGGCGCAGAACCATCGCACCCACAAGAGTATCTCCCGAACCGATGAAGTACTCACCGTGGAAGGCATCCCGCAGGCGCACCACCCACCGCTTTCCCGAAAAGCTCGCCACGATTCCCCGAGGACCGTCAGAGAGCACAACGCACTCGACGCCTCGCTCCTCAAAAAGGGAAAGGGCTCTGAGCTTGTCCTCAAAGGAGCGAATCGGAAAACCCAGGACCTCTTCCGCTTCCCTCACATTTGGTTTTACCATAAACGGGGGGTTTTGCAAAGCTCTCCGGAGGGGTTCCCCGGAGGTGTCAACGACAACGAGAGCTCCCCTTGCCCTGGCTTTGCGGGTGCACTCGGCGTAGAAGTCAAGGCGCATCCCCCGGGAAAGGGACCCGGAAAGAACGAGGTAGTCTCCCCTTCCAAGGTGCTCGTCCAAAAAGGCAAGAACCTGAGAGGCCACCCGCAGGGGAACAAGAGGACCCGGCTCGTTAATGACGGTGTGGCGCCTGGTTCTCCTCTCGTGGAGCACGGTGGTGATTCGGGTTTCCTCCTCCAGGGGAAAGGAAAAGTACTCAAGGCCCTCTTCTTCGAGGCACTCCCTCAGCATCTCCCCCACCCTTCCACCGAGAAAGAGAAGAAGCTTTGCCTCCCCACCGAGCGTATGGATGGCCCGGGCGACGTTGACTCCCTTGCCCCCGGCAGTTACCGTAACCTCCCGAGCCCGGTGCACCTCATCAAGAACAACCTCGTCAAGGACGAGCAACCGATCCAGGGCCGGGTTGGCGCAGACGACGAAAATCATGCCCCCTGCTCCTTGAGGAAGACCTCCACCTCTTCTTGAGTGGGTAAGGCAGGGATGGCCCCTTTCTTTGTCGTCGTCAGGGCTCCCACGGCGTTGGCCCGACGGGCGGCCTGGTACAGGACATCCCGGGGAATCTCCTTCCCATCCCGGATGTCCTTCCAGAACATGTACAGCGAACTCAAGAGTCCAGCCACAAAGCCATCTCCAGCCCCGGTGGTATCGACTGTGGCCACCGAAAACCCCGGAACCTCAAGGCGTTCTCTACCAGAGAGGATGAGGCATCCCCTCTTTCCTAAGGTGACGGCAATAAGGGGAACGCGGTAGCGCTCCCGCAAGAAGCTCAAGGCTTTCTCGAGGTCCTCGCTTGCCGCGATGAACCGGGCCTCCTCCTCGTTCACCTTGAGGACGTGGGTTTTCTCCACTCCCTGGCGCATCCTGAATCTCGCCTCTTCGGGGTCCTTCCAGAGCTGCAACCTCAGGTTCGGATCAAAGGAGATGAGGTACCCGTACTTCTGGGCTAATTCCAGGGCCTTGAGCGTTGCGCTGCAAGAGGGCTCGTGCGTCATGGTGATGGACCCAAAGTGGAAGACCCCGCTTCCCCGGAAGCACTCCTCATCGATGTCACTCTGATCAAGGAGGGTGTCCGCTCCCGGATCCCGGTAGAAGACGAAATCCCGCTCTCCTTCCTTGGTGAGGGAGACAAAAGCGAGGGTGGTTTTCGCTTTCTCAGTCATGGTGAGGAACTTCGTGTTGACGCCGTTTCGGGCCAGGGTTTCCCGGAGGAATTCCCCAAAGGCGTCTTTGCCGACTTTCCCGATGAAGTAGGTTTCGATGCCAAGCTTTGCAAGCCCAACCGCCACATTTGCCGGCGCTCCCCCTGGGGCCTTCTCAAACCCCGGGGCGTCTTTGAGGGCCACACCGTTCACGGTGGAAACAAAATCGATGAGGAGCTCACCAAGGCATATGGCCTTTTTCTCAAGGGACACCAAAGTCCTCACCTCACTCGGCAATCCTTCGGTAGAAGGGAGCAAGCGCCGGATAGAGCTCCCGCCAGATGCGATACAAGCGCTCGTACTGGGCCACAAGATTACTATCGGGGAGGACCTTTTCGGTGACTGCCACCGCTTTTGCGCAGGCCTCCGCAACGTCCCGGAAGGCTCCCTTCCCGACGGCGGCAAGAAGCGCTGCCCCGAAAGCCGGCCCCTCGTCCACCTTGACTCCGAAAAGGGGAACCTGGTAGACGGCGGCCTGGATCTTTCGCCAGAGCGGGCTCCGGGCCCCTCCACCTATGGCCCGAACCTCCTCAATGGGAATGCCCATCTCCCTTATGATTTCAAAGGAGTCCCGCATGCCAAAGGTTACGCCCTCCATCACCGCCCGCACGAGATCGTTCTTGCGGTGCTTGAGGGTGATGCCGAAGAAAACGCCCCGGGCAAAGGGATCGGCATGGGGCGTCCGCTCCCCCGTGAGGTAGGGGAGAAAGAGAAGCCCCTCTGCTCCCGGAACGGACTTCTCCGCCTCCTCGCTGAGGAGCTCATAGGCGTCCTTTTCGAGGAGGAGGGCCATGTTCTTCTCCTCAAGCCCCAGGACATCCCGGAACCAGCGCAGGGACCCGCCCGCCGAGAGCATGACTCCCATAACGTGCCACTTTCCCGGCACCGCGTGGCAAAAGGTATGGACCCGTCCCTTTGGGTCCACCCGGACCTCATCGCTGAAGGCAAAGACGACTCCTGAGGTCCCAAGGCTTGCCGAAACAAGCCCCGGCTTTACAATGCCCGTGCCGATTGCCCCCGCCGCATTGTCTCCCCCACCGGCCACGACGATGACGTCCTCCCGCATCCCCAAACTCTCGGCAACGTCTTTTCGGATTCGGCCGGTGACTTCCGGGGACTCAAAAGAGGGAGGGAACCAGGAGGGAGAAAAATCAAGGGCCTGGATGAGCTCCTGGGACCAGGTTCTTCTGGGAACGTCAAAGAGCGAAGTCCCGGAAGCATCGGAAACGTCAGTGGCAAACTCCCCGGAGAGCCTGAAGCGGACGTAGTCCTTGGGAAGGAGGACCTTGGCGATTTTTGCGTAAACCTCCGGCTCGTTGTTCTTAACCCAGAGGATCTTGGGCGCGGTGAACCCCGGAAGAACGGGGTTGCAGTTGATGGCCATAATGCGCTCAAGCCCCACCCGCTCGGTGATTTCCTGGCACTCCCGGGCGGTCCGCTGATCGCACCAGAGAATTGCCGGGCGGAGAACCTCCCCTTTCGCATCAAGGAAGACCGAACCGTGCATCTGCCCGGTAAGGCCAACTCCAGCGACGTCTTTCGGGTTCACTCCCGAGACCTCAAAGACCTTCTTCAAGGCCTTCAGGGTTCCCTGCCACCAGTCCTCTGGATTCTGCTCTGCCCAGTTCGGGCGGGGCGTGTAGAGGGGATATTCGGAGACACTTTTCCCCCTGAGCTCTCCCCTTTCATCGATGAGGACGACCTTGCATCCGGTTGTGCCTACGTCAATCCCGAGGAAGTACTCCATACCCTCCCTCACCTCCAGAAGCTTCTCCAAGGATTGTACCATAAACTGAGGGCACTCCGAATACCGGCGGAAGAGGAAGAAACGGCGGGCAGAACCCGAGTCTCCTGGGGCCAAAGGAGGGGATCCTCGAAGCTCACCCTGGCGCCCCCAAGCGGATTTGAACCGCTGCCGTCGCCTTGAAAGGGCGATGTCCTAACCTGGCTAGACGATGGGGGCGCAGGCAAGCCTATTGTACAGAAAGAAAGTCAAAAAGGCAAGACCTACTCCCTGATAATGGCGCTTGTGGGACAGGAATCGATGGCCTCATCGACACAGCTTGCGTTCACGTCCGCGCCTTCCTTCACCACGCTCTTGCCGTTGGCGTTCATTTCGAAAACGTCAGGGCAAATCTGGACACAGAGTTCGCAGCCGATACAGAGCTCCTCATCCACTCGGAGTGCCATAGCGTATCTCCTCCCTTGTAGGTGAAATGCAAACCAGGAGAGATTATAACAAAGGAGGGAGGCATTTTCTACCTCGCGAGGATTTTTTGCGCCTCTCTCCTGCCGGCTTCGGTGCGGAAAACCCGGCCGACAAGCTCTAGGAGAACTTCCCCCGGTATTTTCCCCTCAAGGGCATTCACCAGGATGTCGGCCTCAGCAAGAACCTGAAAGTCCATACCGTCAATGGCGGAGAAATCGTGGTGGTGCCCCACGATGAAGAGGACCCGCTCCAGGACGTCTTCTTCCTCTTTCTCGCCTTCCAGGATTCTCCGGGCAATCGGTGGCCCCTCAAGATGCTCTTAGCATCCCTCCCGGGAGCCGTACTTCCGTTCCGCCTCCTCAATCCCCACATCGTGGAAAATGGCAGCGATTTCGGCGATTCTCTTCTCTTTTTCGGAAAGAGGAGTTTCTCTTGCGATTTCCCGAACGAACTCAAACACCCGTTTGGTATGCTCAAGCATAAAGGGGTCTTTTTCGAAAACTCGGGCCACCTCCTCTCACTCCTCTCTGCCCCTGAAAAGGCGCCAGAGCTCCTCTTCCCCAAAGCCAAAGTAGTGGCCTATCTCGTGGAGGATAACCTCCCGGACTTTCTTCCGGAATTCCTCCTCAGATGGGGCAACCCTCCGGATGCTCTTCGGGGAGATGACGATTCGGTCCGGAAGGACAAAGGTGTACCCGGGCGATCCCCTCTTTGGGAGCGGCACCCCGTGGTAGAG
This sequence is a window from Candidatus Caldatribacterium sp.. Protein-coding genes within it:
- a CDS encoding 1-phosphofructokinase family hexose kinase, which produces MIFVVCANPALDRLLVLDEVVLDEVHRAREVTVTAGGKGVNVARAIHTLGGEAKLLLFLGGRVGEMLRECLEEEGLEYFSFPLEEETRITTVLHERRTRRHTVINEPGPLVPLRVASQVLAFLDEHLGRGDYLVLSGSLSRGMRLDFYAECTRKARARGALVVVDTSGEPLRRALQNPPFMVKPNVREAEEVLGFPIRSFEDKLRALSLFEERGVECVVLSDGPRGIVASFSGKRWVVRLRDAFHGEYFIGSGDTLVGAMVLRLSQGAPFEEALRFGTACGLANTFLEGAGVFDPKMVPRCEEHVLVEPIP
- a CDS encoding carbohydrate kinase, with protein sequence MVSLEKKAICLGELLIDFVSTVNGVALKDAPGFEKAPGGAPANVAVGLAKLGIETYFIGKVGKDAFGEFLRETLARNGVNTKFLTMTEKAKTTLAFVSLTKEGERDFVFYRDPGADTLLDQSDIDEECFRGSGVFHFGSITMTHEPSCSATLKALELAQKYGYLISFDPNLRLQLWKDPEEARFRMRQGVEKTHVLKVNEEEARFIAASEDLEKALSFLRERYRVPLIAVTLGKRGCLILSGRERLEVPGFSVATVDTTGAGDGFVAGLLSSLYMFWKDIRDGKEIPRDVLYQAARRANAVGALTTTKKGAIPALPTQEEVEVFLKEQGA
- the xylB gene encoding xylulokinase, encoding MEYFLGIDVGTTGCKVVLIDERGELRGKSVSEYPLYTPRPNWAEQNPEDWWQGTLKALKKVFEVSGVNPKDVAGVGLTGQMHGSVFLDAKGEVLRPAILWCDQRTARECQEITERVGLERIMAINCNPVLPGFTAPKILWVKNNEPEVYAKIAKVLLPKDYVRFRLSGEFATDVSDASGTSLFDVPRRTWSQELIQALDFSPSWFPPSFESPEVTGRIRKDVAESLGMREDVIVVAGGGDNAAGAIGTGIVKPGLVSASLGTSGVVFAFSDEVRVDPKGRVHTFCHAVPGKWHVMGVMLSAGGSLRWFRDVLGLEEKNMALLLEKDAYELLSEEAEKSVPGAEGLLFLPYLTGERTPHADPFARGVFFGITLKHRKNDLVRAVMEGVTFGMRDSFEIIREMGIPIEEVRAIGGGARSPLWRKIQAAVYQVPLFGVKVDEGPAFGAALLAAVGKGAFRDVAEACAKAVAVTEKVLPDSNLVAQYERLYRIWRELYPALAPFYRRIAE
- a CDS encoding ferredoxin, encoding MALRVDEELCIGCELCVQICPDVFEMNANGKSVVKEGADVNASCVDEAIDSCPTSAIIRE
- a CDS encoding HD domain-containing protein — translated: MARVFEKDPFMLEHTKRVFEFVREIARETPLSEKEKRIAEIAAIFHDVGIEEAERKYGSREGC
- a CDS encoding metallopeptidase family protein; the encoded protein is MSRRFPRSRVRSGIIGAMSDEEIVALILEEVLLELPSSLRETLRNVEFVVGDLGVSYLGLYHGVPLPKRGSPGYTFVLPDRIVISPKSIRRVAPSEEEFRKKVREVILHEIGHYFGFGEEELWRLFRGREE